A genome region from Winogradskyella helgolandensis includes the following:
- a CDS encoding TlpA family protein disulfide reductase, with the protein MKNSCILLICLIIFKFSDAQELPNITLKSIDDKTVSIQELANTDTVKVFSFWATWCVPCINELDAISEVYDEWQEETNVEIIAVSTDDSRTKKRVIPLVNGKGWEYQILLDDNQDLKRALNIAVLPYLIVVKNGEIVHQHTGYTPGSEDALYEVIKKHSKQ; encoded by the coding sequence ATGAAAAACAGTTGTATTTTATTAATATGTTTAATAATATTCAAATTCAGTGACGCTCAAGAATTACCGAATATCACATTAAAAAGTATTGACGACAAAACAGTCTCTATTCAAGAGTTAGCAAACACTGACACCGTTAAAGTTTTTAGCTTTTGGGCTACTTGGTGTGTTCCATGTATTAATGAACTTGATGCAATTAGCGAAGTTTATGACGAATGGCAAGAAGAAACTAATGTAGAAATCATAGCGGTTTCTACTGACGATTCTAGAACAAAAAAACGCGTTATTCCACTTGTAAATGGCAAAGGTTGGGAATATCAAATTCTACTAGATGATAACCAAGATCTTAAACGCGCTTTAAACATTGCTGTATTACCCTATCTTATTGTCGTTAAAAATGGAGAAATTGTACATCAACATACAGGTTATACACCAGGAAGTGAAGACGCCTTATATGAAGTGATTAAAAAGCATTCTAAACAATAG
- the pruA gene encoding L-glutamate gamma-semialdehyde dehydrogenase produces the protein MGKGFFNVPVAVNEPVMSYAPGSAERKAVAEAYKSMFNSKVEVPMYINGKDVKTGNTRTMSPPHDHKHIVGEYHLAEKQHVDEAISTALEARKSWSQMPWEQRAGIFLKAAELIAGPYRAKINAATMIAQSKTIHQAEIDAACELIDFLRFNVQFMTDIYMEQPESTSDAWNRVEYRPLEGFTYAVTPFNFTAIAGNLPACMALMGNVVVWKPSDSQIYSAKVIMDIFKEAGVPDGVINVVFGDPVMITETVLASPDFSGLHFTGSTFVFKELWKQIGNNIHNYKTYPKIVGETGGKDFIVAHKSANAKQVATAISRGAFEFQGQKCSAASRAYIPSNIWEDVKNFVIEDVNSFKQGSPEDMSNFVTAVIHEGSFDKLAKYIDEAKAASDAEIVVGGGYDKSEGYFIEPTVIVTTNPKYSTMCTELFGPVMTIYVYEEDQFSETLKLVDETSEYALTGAILSTCRYAVEEATKALQNSAGNFYINDKPTGAVVGQQPFGGARASGTNDKAGSAQNLMRWVSPRLIKETFVTPVDYRYPFLG, from the coding sequence ATGGGAAAAGGATTCTTTAATGTACCTGTAGCAGTTAACGAACCTGTTATGTCTTACGCACCTGGTTCAGCAGAACGCAAAGCTGTTGCTGAAGCTTACAAATCAATGTTTAACTCAAAGGTTGAAGTTCCTATGTATATAAACGGAAAAGACGTGAAAACTGGAAATACCAGAACAATGTCTCCTCCACACGATCATAAACATATTGTAGGAGAATATCATTTAGCAGAAAAGCAACACGTTGACGAAGCAATTTCTACAGCGTTAGAAGCTCGTAAATCTTGGTCTCAAATGCCATGGGAACAACGCGCTGGGATTTTCTTAAAAGCCGCTGAATTAATTGCTGGTCCTTACAGAGCCAAGATTAATGCGGCAACAATGATTGCACAGTCTAAAACAATTCATCAAGCTGAAATTGATGCGGCATGTGAGTTGATTGATTTCTTACGTTTTAATGTTCAGTTTATGACTGACATTTACATGGAACAACCAGAAAGTACAAGTGATGCTTGGAATCGCGTTGAATACAGACCACTTGAAGGTTTCACCTATGCTGTAACCCCTTTTAACTTTACTGCTATTGCTGGAAATTTACCAGCTTGTATGGCATTAATGGGAAATGTTGTCGTATGGAAACCTAGTGATAGCCAAATTTATTCTGCAAAAGTAATAATGGACATTTTTAAAGAAGCTGGAGTACCAGATGGTGTTATTAATGTTGTTTTTGGGGATCCTGTTATGATTACAGAAACTGTATTAGCTAGCCCAGATTTTTCTGGTTTACATTTTACAGGTTCTACATTCGTATTTAAAGAATTATGGAAACAAATTGGAAACAATATTCATAACTATAAAACCTATCCAAAAATCGTTGGAGAAACTGGAGGAAAAGATTTTATTGTCGCTCACAAATCTGCTAACGCTAAGCAAGTCGCAACCGCCATTTCTCGTGGTGCTTTTGAGTTTCAAGGACAAAAATGTAGTGCAGCATCTAGAGCTTACATTCCAAGTAATATCTGGGAAGACGTTAAGAACTTCGTTATAGAAGATGTAAATTCTTTTAAACAAGGCTCGCCAGAAGACATGAGTAATTTTGTAACGGCAGTAATTCACGAAGGATCTTTTGATAAATTAGCGAAATATATTGATGAAGCTAAAGCTGCTAGCGACGCTGAAATAGTTGTTGGTGGAGGTTATGATAAATCTGAAGGATATTTTATTGAGCCTACAGTAATTGTTACTACCAATCCAAAATATTCTACTATGTGTACAGAATTATTTGGACCCGTAATGACTATATATGTTTATGAAGAAGACCAATTTTCTGAAACTTTAAAATTAGTTGATGAGACTAGTGAATACGCATTGACGGGAGCTATTTTATCAACATGCCGTTATGCCGTAGAAGAAGCTACCAAAGCATTACAAAATTCGGCTGGTAACTTCTATATTAATGACAAACCAACTGGTGCCGTTGTTGGTCAACAGCCATTTGGCGGTGCAAGAGCATCTGGAACAAATGATAAAGCTGGTAGTGCCCAAAATTTAATGCGTTGGGTGTCTCCAAGATTAATTAAAGAAACCTTTGTGACTCCTGTAGATTATAGATATCCATTTTTAGGTTAA
- the rsmG gene encoding 16S rRNA (guanine(527)-N(7))-methyltransferase RsmG produces the protein MKLILKYFPDLTEIQIQQFEALEGLYKDWNSKINVISRKDIDELYLRHVLHSLGIAKVIRFAPGTSILDVGTGGGFPGVPLAILFPECQFHLVDSINKKLKVINAVAEELELTNIKTTHSRVEAIDETYDFIVSRAVTTMPEFTTWVKGKVAKTQKNELKNGILYLKGGDLTEELKQYKTVKAFLLSDYFDESFFETKKIIHLPLKFK, from the coding sequence ATGAAACTCATCCTAAAATACTTCCCAGATTTAACTGAAATTCAAATCCAACAATTTGAAGCTTTAGAAGGGTTATACAAAGATTGGAATAGTAAAATCAACGTCATTTCTCGAAAGGATATTGATGAGTTATATTTACGACATGTTTTACACTCTTTAGGTATCGCAAAAGTGATCCGTTTTGCACCAGGCACTTCAATTTTAGACGTTGGTACAGGTGGTGGATTTCCTGGTGTACCTTTGGCTATTTTATTTCCAGAATGTCAGTTTCATTTGGTAGATAGCATCAATAAAAAGCTAAAAGTTATTAATGCAGTTGCTGAAGAATTAGAACTCACTAATATAAAAACTACACATAGTAGGGTAGAAGCTATAGATGAAACTTACGATTTTATTGTGAGTAGAGCTGTAACAACGATGCCAGAGTTTACCACTTGGGTTAAAGGTAAAGTTGCAAAAACTCAAAAGAACGAATTAAAAAATGGCATTCTCTATTTAAAAGGAGGCGATTTAACCGAAGAATTGAAACAATACAAAACGGTTAAGGCATTCTTGCTTTCTGATTATTTTGATGAATCGTTTTTTGAAACTAAAAAAATAATTCACCTGCCTTTAAAGTTTAAATAG
- a CDS encoding Omp28-related outer membrane protein produces MKTNYIFKSLFLALTLIFTSCSSDSSDDSGGGDQATSITVTRQSSSDVYVGDAIFFNVITDSGAVVTNSASLSVNGVGISGINYTSQTAGVLSVVATYGGLTSEPLLVTVLELPTKFKRNVLIEDYTGTWCGWCPRVSYGIEQVEATTDQSVTVAIHRATTDPSSGYYDPYTYNASSLENLIGLSGYPTAMLNRTTTWTYPEPSNVSQIVNLADAGADVGLALTPTLDGNTISLDVKIKFGTLSVNNPKLVVYILEDDLLHDQTNYTSYYGGGASLSNFEHDNVLRASVTDLLGSSLPSEEVFAENEYSQTITADVPSNVTNTSKMRVVAFIINGGSNGVYNARSASFGDTQTIEEL; encoded by the coding sequence ATGAAAACAAATTACATTTTTAAATCTTTATTTCTTGCCTTAACATTAATTTTTACAAGCTGCAGTAGTGACAGTAGTGATGATTCAGGTGGTGGTGATCAAGCTACAAGTATAACGGTAACCAGGCAATCTAGCAGCGATGTTTATGTTGGTGATGCTATATTTTTTAATGTCATTACAGATTCTGGTGCTGTCGTAACTAATTCTGCAAGTTTATCTGTTAATGGTGTTGGTATTAGCGGTATTAATTATACCTCTCAAACGGCAGGAGTATTAAGTGTTGTAGCTACTTACGGCGGATTAACAAGCGAGCCTTTATTAGTAACTGTATTAGAGTTGCCTACGAAATTTAAAAGAAATGTTTTGATAGAGGACTATACAGGAACTTGGTGTGGATGGTGTCCTAGAGTATCTTATGGTATTGAACAGGTAGAAGCGACTACAGATCAATCAGTTACTGTAGCGATACACCGCGCAACTACAGATCCATCTAGTGGTTATTATGATCCTTATACTTATAATGCTTCTTCGTTAGAGAATCTTATAGGATTATCTGGTTATCCAACAGCAATGTTAAATAGAACGACTACATGGACCTATCCAGAGCCTAGTAATGTAAGTCAAATTGTTAATTTAGCGGATGCTGGTGCTGATGTTGGTTTAGCGTTAACGCCTACCTTGGATGGTAATACAATTTCACTTGATGTGAAAATAAAGTTTGGTACACTATCAGTAAACAACCCTAAGTTAGTTGTATATATTTTAGAGGATGATTTATTACATGATCAAACTAATTATACGAGTTATTATGGTGGTGGTGCATCGTTATCAAATTTTGAACATGATAATGTGTTAAGAGCCTCTGTAACGGATTTATTAGGTAGTAGTCTACCATCAGAGGAAGTGTTTGCAGAAAATGAATACTCGCAGACTATAACTGCAGATGTGCCAAGCAATGTCACTAATACATCTAAAATGAGAGTTGTTGCTTTCATTATCAATGGTGGTAGTAACGGAGTTTATAATGCAAGGTCAGCAAGTTTTGGGGATACTCAAACTATTGAAGAATTGTAA
- a CDS encoding fatty acid desaturase family protein has protein sequence MAQQTVKFSRTDSAKFFRTLNKRVNNYFKDNNIKKTGNWKLYTKAIIMFTLLLGPLVVLLTVDDIPTWVQIICMMVIGIGMAGVGMNVMHDANHGSFSSKAWVNKLMGSSIHILAGNDYNWKVQHNVLHHTYTNIQGHDEDIDAGRIIRFSKHAKWLKIHKYQKYYAFLLYGLLTVNWAITTDFKQTYQYLKRKLSYGEFPNPATQWTKLIIGKILYYSIWVVLPLVLGYTWWQVLIGFLIMHYTAGMILSVVFQLAHVMPNTEMPLPDENGNMKNTWAIHQLFTTSNFSPKSWIVEFYTGGLNRQVEHHLFSNISHVHYKNIAKIVRETAHEFSLPYNEYNSIWKAISEHYHQLKELGRKPSMA, from the coding sequence ATGGCACAACAAACCGTCAAATTCTCTCGAACTGACTCTGCAAAGTTCTTTAGAACCCTTAACAAACGCGTTAATAATTACTTTAAAGACAATAATATTAAAAAAACAGGAAACTGGAAGCTTTATACAAAAGCCATTATAATGTTTACATTATTACTTGGCCCATTAGTTGTATTGTTAACCGTAGACGACATACCTACATGGGTTCAAATCATTTGTATGATGGTTATTGGTATTGGAATGGCTGGCGTAGGAATGAATGTTATGCACGATGCTAACCATGGCTCCTTTTCTAGTAAAGCATGGGTAAATAAACTCATGGGAAGCAGTATTCATATTTTAGCTGGTAACGATTACAATTGGAAAGTACAACACAATGTATTACACCACACGTATACAAATATTCAAGGGCACGATGAAGATATTGATGCAGGAAGAATAATTCGTTTTTCTAAACATGCCAAATGGCTAAAAATTCATAAATACCAAAAGTATTATGCCTTCTTATTATACGGATTGCTCACCGTTAATTGGGCTATTACAACAGATTTTAAACAAACCTACCAATACCTTAAAAGAAAATTGTCTTATGGCGAGTTTCCTAATCCTGCAACACAATGGACAAAATTGATTATCGGTAAAATATTATACTATTCTATTTGGGTAGTGTTACCATTGGTTTTAGGTTATACTTGGTGGCAAGTTTTAATCGGGTTTTTAATTATGCATTATACAGCTGGTATGATTCTGAGCGTTGTTTTTCAATTAGCACACGTTATGCCAAATACCGAAATGCCTTTACCAGACGAAAATGGCAATATGAAAAATACTTGGGCAATTCACCAACTATTTACAACATCTAACTTTTCACCTAAAAGCTGGATTGTAGAATTTTATACTGGTGGTTTAAACAGACAAGTTGAACATCATTTATTTTCAAACATTAGTCATGTTCATTATAAAAATATAGCAAAAATAGTAAGAGAAACTGCGCATGAGTTTAGCTTACCTTACAACGAATACAATTCAATTTGGAAAGCTATTTCCGAGCATTATCATCAATTAAAAGAGTTAGGTAGAAAGCCAAGTATGGCTTAA
- a CDS encoding pyridoxal phosphate-dependent aminotransferase: MNQLSDRINNLATSATLAMAAKARELRAEGKDIIGLSLGEPDFNTPDFIKDAAIEAINQNYNSYTPVDGYVELKEAIINKFKRDNNLNYTLPQIVVSTGAKQSLANIAAVMLNPGDEVILPCPYWVSYSDIVKLSDGVPVEVQTSIDTDFKMTAEQLEAAITPKTKMIWYSSPCNPSGSVYSKEELRALADVLKKHPNIYVVSDEIYEHINFKGGHFSMAEFEDMYDRTITVNGVSKAFAMTGWRIGYIGAPDWIARACNKMQGQITSGANCIAQRAVITALEADPSSIKYMVDEFKVRRKLILNLLSEIEGFKTNEPEGAFYVFPNVSSYFGKTIKGKTINNASDFSLFLLEEALVATVTGEAFGNPDCIRISYAASQEEIKEAIKRIKTALS, from the coding sequence ATGAATCAACTATCGGATAGAATTAATAATCTAGCCACATCAGCTACGCTGGCAATGGCAGCAAAAGCTAGAGAACTAAGAGCAGAAGGAAAAGACATTATTGGATTAAGTTTGGGAGAACCGGACTTTAACACACCTGATTTTATTAAAGACGCTGCAATTGAAGCTATAAATCAAAATTACAACAGCTATACTCCTGTAGATGGCTACGTAGAATTGAAAGAGGCTATTATTAATAAATTTAAGCGCGACAATAACCTCAACTATACATTACCACAAATAGTCGTTTCTACTGGAGCAAAACAATCCTTGGCTAATATAGCTGCTGTGATGCTAAATCCTGGTGATGAAGTTATTTTACCTTGTCCATATTGGGTAAGTTATAGTGATATTGTAAAATTGAGCGATGGAGTGCCTGTAGAAGTTCAAACCTCTATAGATACCGATTTTAAAATGACAGCAGAACAACTAGAAGCTGCCATTACGCCAAAAACTAAAATGATTTGGTACAGCTCTCCTTGTAATCCAAGTGGCTCTGTTTATAGTAAAGAAGAATTAAGAGCTTTAGCTGATGTACTGAAAAAGCATCCAAATATTTATGTTGTTTCAGATGAAATATACGAACATATTAATTTTAAAGGAGGTCATTTTAGTATGGCTGAATTTGAAGATATGTACGACAGAACTATTACAGTAAATGGTGTATCTAAAGCGTTTGCTATGACTGGTTGGAGAATCGGCTATATAGGAGCACCAGATTGGATTGCGAGAGCCTGTAACAAAATGCAAGGTCAAATTACTAGTGGAGCTAATTGTATTGCGCAACGTGCGGTAATTACGGCTTTAGAAGCTGATCCTTCAAGCATAAAGTATATGGTTGACGAGTTTAAAGTAAGACGTAAACTCATCCTGAATTTATTAAGTGAAATAGAAGGCTTTAAAACTAACGAACCAGAAGGAGCATTTTATGTATTCCCTAATGTGTCTTCATACTTTGGAAAAACCATTAAAGGAAAAACTATAAATAATGCATCTGATTTTTCTCTGTTTTTACTAGAGGAAGCTCTAGTAGCCACTGTAACAGGTGAAGCTTTTGGTAATCCAGATTGTATTAGAATTTCTTATGCCGCTTCTCAAGAAGAGATTAAAGAAGCTATTAAGCGTATTAAGACGGCGTTAAGTTAA
- a CDS encoding DUF6029 family protein, which produces MKRLMLLLVFCLSGQFIFAQLLDNLRIGFESNSAWYNDDKKTGSFYDNENQDGDKHLRFNNYLKLDYTFLKNFTATVQVESYEPYALINYSPNFEGTNVGTYALNYRNSKLNVTAGHYYAQFGSGLILRTWEDRQLGLNNALLGGKVEYEPIESVSLTGLYGKQRYGFKTSDGEIFGANAEVDLSSILSFESSSISLGLSYVGRKEAIDIEDPEFNELTNAFSGRLDYSEGNFYSSLEYVSKSEDAIVQLSQLSNAFVKPGNAILLNTGFSKKGFGLDATFRRLENMTFYSERKKDGNLFLENIVNYTPGLTKQHDYLLTNIFVYQAQSQVSFLDPGILKAGEIGGQIDLFYKINKDTPLGGKYGTKLAFNVSYWAGLKGDFDYGNQDYSTDLFGFGNKYFSDINFEVRKKWSPKWSTIFYYVNQYYNKKEIEGNFGADPIKTNIFVAEATHKLGGGKSIRFEAQKLWSDSESHDWTGGTFEFNLNSKYSFYVNDIYNSGDDGDTAETHYFNVGGSYTKGATRLGLNYGRQRAGLICVGGVCRYAAEATGVSANLTMSF; this is translated from the coding sequence ATGAAAAGACTGATGTTACTATTAGTTTTTTGTCTATCAGGACAATTTATTTTTGCACAATTATTAGATAACTTAAGAATAGGATTTGAATCGAATTCGGCATGGTATAATGACGACAAAAAAACAGGATCTTTTTATGACAATGAAAATCAGGATGGAGACAAACATCTACGCTTTAACAACTATCTAAAATTAGATTATACATTTTTAAAGAACTTTACCGCTACAGTTCAAGTTGAATCTTATGAGCCTTATGCATTAATAAACTACTCACCTAATTTTGAAGGGACCAATGTAGGCACTTATGCATTAAACTATCGAAATTCTAAATTAAACGTTACCGCAGGACATTATTATGCACAATTTGGTAGCGGATTAATCCTAAGAACATGGGAAGACAGACAACTAGGTCTTAACAATGCTTTATTAGGTGGCAAAGTTGAATATGAACCGATAGAATCTGTATCGTTAACAGGTTTATATGGTAAACAACGATATGGTTTTAAAACTTCTGATGGAGAAATATTTGGAGCAAACGCAGAAGTTGACTTGTCTTCTATCTTAAGTTTTGAATCGTCATCAATAAGTCTTGGCCTTAGCTATGTAGGCAGAAAGGAAGCGATTGATATAGAAGACCCAGAATTTAATGAATTGACGAATGCTTTTTCGGGACGATTAGATTATTCAGAAGGTAACTTTTACTCTAGCTTAGAATATGTTTCTAAGAGTGAAGATGCCATTGTCCAGTTAAGTCAACTGTCTAATGCTTTTGTAAAACCTGGAAATGCTATTCTATTAAACACTGGTTTTTCTAAAAAAGGATTTGGGTTAGATGCTACATTTAGAAGACTCGAAAACATGACGTTTTATTCAGAGCGCAAAAAAGACGGTAATCTTTTTTTAGAAAACATCGTTAACTACACTCCTGGTTTAACAAAACAACACGATTACTTATTAACTAATATATTTGTTTATCAAGCGCAATCTCAGGTTTCATTTTTAGACCCAGGAATTTTAAAAGCAGGAGAAATAGGTGGTCAAATAGATCTATTTTATAAAATAAATAAAGACACACCTTTAGGAGGAAAGTATGGCACAAAACTAGCATTTAATGTATCGTATTGGGCTGGCTTAAAAGGAGATTTCGATTATGGAAACCAAGACTATAGCACAGATCTTTTCGGTTTTGGAAATAAATACTTCTCAGATATTAATTTTGAAGTTCGAAAAAAATGGAGTCCAAAATGGAGCACTATATTTTACTACGTGAATCAATATTACAATAAAAAAGAGATTGAAGGAAACTTTGGAGCGGACCCTATTAAAACTAATATTTTTGTTGCAGAAGCAACACACAAACTAGGTGGAGGAAAATCTATTAGGTTTGAAGCTCAAAAATTATGGTCAGATTCTGAATCACATGATTGGACTGGAGGAACTTTTGAATTCAATTTAAATTCCAAATATTCGTTCTATGTTAATGACATCTATAACAGTGGAGATGATGGAGACACAGCAGAAACACATTATTTTAATGTAGGTGGTAGTTACACAAAAGGTGCTACACGATTAGGATTAAATTATGGAAGGCAGCGTGCCGGACTTATTTGTGTTGGTGGTGTTTGTCGTTATGCTGCTGAAGCAACTGGTGTTAGCGCCAACTTAACGATGTCTTTTTAA
- a CDS encoding T9SS type A sorting domain-containing protein, whose amino-acid sequence MKKQYLTFLLCLPFLNFAQTSITSEIIPDLSDYGIVTNYPGEAEYEIFLSPDNILDKPIFVVDGFDPGDTRDITGLYNSLDYAGTEGNQNLADLVRAEGFDVVILNFPTYTRTADDVIVDGGADFMERNAMVLVELIETINDDKAGNSPEQNVIIGPSMGGVIARYALNYMEANSLDTDTRLYISFDSPHLGANVPIGLQHQLNFLAYNETDPVEEVQPLINGLLKSSAARQLLTDHLEAHLTETDLVSFDPALKLPAAHPFRAIFETHINALTPSGFPETTRNVSIINGSGSNNTYFAIGDSGPTVTNDYPVISTTLSIPISIFTANILIDVNFTPAAGETNTVSSISIQLLGNEIEGSEAESESFSYSNGVDAAPGGLFGLSGITGDLGTDGGIASDFVNAIAIDKFNFVPSVSALAVAFTNDEINWNHTIDLESPNPTTNTPFANTFTPNDNEPHVQLTEANVAFALYEILNSPLNITNSELIAIQLDKNPITNELVLRSSKNSNANISIIDVAGKTIFNTSTTLSDRTSIPVNLDSGFYVLNVVTENNTRFITKLIAQ is encoded by the coding sequence ATGAAAAAACAATACCTTACTTTTTTATTGTGTTTACCTTTTTTAAATTTTGCACAAACTTCCATAACCTCTGAAATCATTCCGGATTTATCTGATTATGGTATAGTCACTAATTATCCTGGAGAAGCTGAATATGAAATATTTTTAAGTCCAGATAATATATTAGACAAACCCATTTTTGTCGTTGATGGTTTTGACCCAGGAGACACCAGAGATATCACTGGGTTATATAATTCACTAGACTATGCAGGAACAGAGGGCAATCAAAATTTAGCCGATTTAGTAAGAGCTGAGGGTTTTGATGTCGTTATTTTAAATTTTCCAACATATACAAGAACCGCAGATGATGTTATTGTAGATGGTGGCGCCGATTTTATGGAACGTAACGCTATGGTTTTAGTAGAACTTATTGAAACAATAAACGATGACAAAGCTGGTAACAGTCCTGAACAAAATGTAATCATAGGGCCAAGTATGGGAGGAGTAATTGCACGGTATGCTTTAAATTATATGGAAGCTAATTCACTAGATACAGATACTAGACTTTATATCTCTTTTGATTCTCCTCACCTTGGTGCTAATGTCCCAATTGGTTTACAACATCAATTAAACTTCTTAGCCTATAATGAAACCGATCCCGTTGAAGAAGTACAACCTTTAATTAATGGTCTTTTAAAATCCTCAGCAGCAAGACAATTATTAACAGATCATTTAGAGGCTCATTTAACTGAAACCGATTTAGTATCATTTGACCCTGCATTAAAACTACCAGCAGCTCATCCATTTAGAGCTATATTTGAAACTCATATTAACGCCTTAACTCCATCTGGCTTTCCAGAGACAACAAGGAACGTTTCTATAATTAACGGTAGTGGTAGCAATAACACTTACTTCGCAATTGGAGATTCTGGACCAACCGTTACAAATGATTATCCTGTAATAAGCACCACACTAAGTATACCTATTTCTATATTTACCGCTAATATTTTAATTGATGTTAACTTCACACCAGCTGCAGGAGAAACAAATACGGTGAGTAGTATTTCGATACAATTATTAGGAAATGAAATTGAAGGCTCTGAAGCAGAAAGTGAATCCTTTAGTTATTCTAACGGTGTAGATGCTGCTCCAGGTGGCTTATTTGGTTTATCTGGAATTACTGGAGATTTAGGTACAGACGGTGGAATTGCTAGCGATTTTGTAAACGCAATCGCTATAGATAAATTTAATTTCGTCCCTTCTGTTAGTGCATTAGCTGTAGCGTTTACTAATGACGAAATAAATTGGAATCATACCATAGACTTAGAAAGTCCTAATCCAACAACCAATACTCCTTTTGCCAATACATTTACTCCAAACGACAATGAACCTCACGTACAGCTTACCGAAGCAAATGTTGCTTTTGCATTATACGAAATATTAAATTCTCCTTTAAACATTACGAATTCTGAATTGATTGCCATTCAATTAGATAAAAACCCAATAACAAACGAATTAGTATTACGTTCTAGCAAGAATAGCAATGCTAATATTAGTATTATAGATGTCGCTGGCAAAACGATTTTCAATACCTCAACAACATTAAGCGACAGGACTTCAATACCTGTTAATTTAGATTCCGGTTTTTACGTTTTAAATGTGGTAACCGAAAACAACACTAGGTTTATCACAAAACTTATAGCGCAATAA